In Macadamia integrifolia cultivar HAES 741 chromosome 1, SCU_Mint_v3, whole genome shotgun sequence, a single window of DNA contains:
- the LOC122077868 gene encoding protein GLUTELIN PRECURSOR ACCUMULATION 3 isoform X1 has translation MHYWIRADSTDFGGNLPKPRSGHTAVNVGKSKVVVFGGLVDKRFLSDIAVYDPENKLWFQPECTGNGSNGQVGPSPRAFHVCVAIDCHMFVFGGRSGGRRLGDFWVLDTDIWQWSELTSFGDLPSPRDFAAASPIGNRKIVMYGGWDGKKWLSDVYVLDTISLEWTELSVSGSLPPPRCGHTATMVEKRLLAFGGRGGGGPIMGDLWALKGLFEEENETPGWTQLKLPGQSPSPRCGHTMTSGGHYLLLFGGHGTGGWLSRYDVYQNDCIVLDRVSVQWKRLPTSNVPPPARAYHSMTCIGSRYLLFGGFDGKYTFGDLWWLVPEDDPIAKRLPASSPASLPEGKDVLASTTSFKSGPKENQKEESPIEELQKRIEISVSPSTPELDIIDESEDKEFLELSSRLTGERVSAKEEATHQAVQALRDHWKKSSPRAIPLRELGPLLRDYHRLICRHHLYDSLSGEYGHSGQQSFRFYHIKTSSQLRMDDVPNLLTEYKQLLSS, from the exons ATGCATTATTGGATTCGAGCTGACTCCACTGATTTCGGTGGAAATCTTCCAAAGCCTCGAAG CGGCCACACTGCAGTCAATGTTGGGAAATCAAAGGTGGTTGTGTTCGGTGGCCTCGTTGATAAAAGATTTCTTAGCGATATTGCTGTTTACGATCCGG aaaataaattatgGTTTCAGCCAGAATGTACTGGAAATGGGTCTAATGGGCAAGTGGGCCCAAGCCCACGAGCATTTCATGTCTGTGTGGCCATTGACTGCCATATGTTTGTCTTTGGTGGGCGTTCTGGTGGCAGAAG GTTAGGCGACTTTTGGGTCCTTGATACTG ATATCTGGCAATGGTCAGAACTGACCAGTTTTGGGGATTTACCTTCACCTCGAGACTTTGCTGCAGCTTCACCTATTGGAAACAGAAAAATTGTTAT GTATGGTGGATGGGATGGTAAAAAATGGCTATCAGATGTTTATGTCTTGGACACAA TATCACTTGAATGGACAGAGTTATCTGTATCTGGTTCGTTGCCACCCCCAAGGTGTGGTCATACAGCGACTATGGTTGAGAAGAGGTTACTTGCCTTTGGTGGCAGAG GTGGTGGGGGACCTATCATGGGCGATTTGTGGGCTTTGAAGGGTCTTTTTGAAGAAG AGAATGAGACACCAGGGTGGACCCAGCTGAAGCTTCCTGGCCAGTCACCTTCTCCCCGTTGTGGCCATACAATGACATCTGGCGGACATTAT CTCTTGTTATTTGGGGGGCATGGAACTGGAGGTTGGCTGAGTCGATACGACGTCTATCAGAATGACTGCATTGTTTTAGACAGGG TATCTGTGCAGTGGAAGCGTTTACCTACTAGCAATGTACCCCCTCCAGCCCGAGCGTACCATTCAATGACTTGCATTGGTTCACGCTATCTCTTATTTGGAGGCTTTGATGGGAAATACACATTTGGTGATCTGTGGTGGTTAGTCCCAGAAG ATGATCCCATTGCAAAGCGATTGCCAGCATCTTCTCCCGCAAGTCTTCCTGAAGGCAAGGATGTATTAGCTTCAACAACTTCATTCAAATCCGGACCTAAG GAAAACCAAAAGGAAGAATCTCCAATTGAAGAATTgcagaaaagaatagaaatttcagtttcaccTTCCACTCCTGAGCTTGACATCATAGATGAATCGGAGGACAAAGAATTTCTTGAACTATCATCAAGGTTGACTGGAGAAAGAGTCTCTGCTAAAGAAGAGGCGACACATCAG GCGGTACAGGCACTTCGTGATCATTGGAAGAAGTCTTCACCGAGGGCTATACCACTAAGGGAGCTAGGCCCCTTGCTTCGAGACTACCACCGTTTGATATGCCGCCACCATTT
- the LOC122077868 gene encoding protein GLUTELIN PRECURSOR ACCUMULATION 3 isoform X2 yields the protein MHYWIRADSTDFGGNLPKPRSGHTAVNVGKSKVVVFGGLVDKRFLSDIAVYDPENKLWFQPECTGNGSNGQVGPSPRAFHVCVAIDCHMFVFGGRSGGRRLGDFWVLDTDIWQWSELTSFGDLPSPRDFAAASPIGNRKIVMYGGWDGKKWLSDVYVLDTISLEWTELSVSGSLPPPRCGHTATMVEKRLLAFGGRGGGGPIMGDLWALKGLFEEENETPGWTQLKLPGQSPSPRCGHTMTSGGHYLLLFGGHGTGGWLSRYDVYQNDCIVLDRVSVQWKRLPTSNVPPPARAYHSMTCIGSRYLLFGGFDGKYTFGDLWWLVPEDDPIAKRLPASSPASLPEGKDVLASTTSFKSGPKENQKEESPIEELQKRIEISVSPSTPELDIIDESEDKEFLELSSRLTGERVSAKEEATHQALRDHWKKSSPRAIPLRELGPLLRDYHRLICRHHLYDSLSGEYGHSGQQSFRFYHIKTSSQLRMDDVPNLLTEYKQLLSS from the exons ATGCATTATTGGATTCGAGCTGACTCCACTGATTTCGGTGGAAATCTTCCAAAGCCTCGAAG CGGCCACACTGCAGTCAATGTTGGGAAATCAAAGGTGGTTGTGTTCGGTGGCCTCGTTGATAAAAGATTTCTTAGCGATATTGCTGTTTACGATCCGG aaaataaattatgGTTTCAGCCAGAATGTACTGGAAATGGGTCTAATGGGCAAGTGGGCCCAAGCCCACGAGCATTTCATGTCTGTGTGGCCATTGACTGCCATATGTTTGTCTTTGGTGGGCGTTCTGGTGGCAGAAG GTTAGGCGACTTTTGGGTCCTTGATACTG ATATCTGGCAATGGTCAGAACTGACCAGTTTTGGGGATTTACCTTCACCTCGAGACTTTGCTGCAGCTTCACCTATTGGAAACAGAAAAATTGTTAT GTATGGTGGATGGGATGGTAAAAAATGGCTATCAGATGTTTATGTCTTGGACACAA TATCACTTGAATGGACAGAGTTATCTGTATCTGGTTCGTTGCCACCCCCAAGGTGTGGTCATACAGCGACTATGGTTGAGAAGAGGTTACTTGCCTTTGGTGGCAGAG GTGGTGGGGGACCTATCATGGGCGATTTGTGGGCTTTGAAGGGTCTTTTTGAAGAAG AGAATGAGACACCAGGGTGGACCCAGCTGAAGCTTCCTGGCCAGTCACCTTCTCCCCGTTGTGGCCATACAATGACATCTGGCGGACATTAT CTCTTGTTATTTGGGGGGCATGGAACTGGAGGTTGGCTGAGTCGATACGACGTCTATCAGAATGACTGCATTGTTTTAGACAGGG TATCTGTGCAGTGGAAGCGTTTACCTACTAGCAATGTACCCCCTCCAGCCCGAGCGTACCATTCAATGACTTGCATTGGTTCACGCTATCTCTTATTTGGAGGCTTTGATGGGAAATACACATTTGGTGATCTGTGGTGGTTAGTCCCAGAAG ATGATCCCATTGCAAAGCGATTGCCAGCATCTTCTCCCGCAAGTCTTCCTGAAGGCAAGGATGTATTAGCTTCAACAACTTCATTCAAATCCGGACCTAAG GAAAACCAAAAGGAAGAATCTCCAATTGAAGAATTgcagaaaagaatagaaatttcagtttcaccTTCCACTCCTGAGCTTGACATCATAGATGAATCGGAGGACAAAGAATTTCTTGAACTATCATCAAGGTTGACTGGAGAAAGAGTCTCTGCTAAAGAAGAGGCGACACATCAG GCACTTCGTGATCATTGGAAGAAGTCTTCACCGAGGGCTATACCACTAAGGGAGCTAGGCCCCTTGCTTCGAGACTACCACCGTTTGATATGCCGCCACCATTT